Within the Acinonyx jubatus isolate Ajub_Pintada_27869175 chromosome E4, VMU_Ajub_asm_v1.0, whole genome shotgun sequence genome, the region TgcccaagatcatgaccagaaacGACTAAAGGCCCAGGCACCACCTTCCCTTGCACCAGCCCCCACGTTTCTGGCACGGCCCTCCCATTTAAAACTCTCtggcttgggggcacctgggtggctcagtcggttaagcctccgacttagtcatgatctcacggtttgtgggttcgagccccgcgttgggctctgtgctcacagcttggagcctggagtctgctttggattctgcgtctccctctctctctgttcctccctgctctcactctgtctctgtctctctctcaaaaataaagattttaaaaaaacgtgttttttttaaaccctcaGCTGTGCGGATGGGGAAGATGGCCTTTGGGGTGTTAGTGCACTCTCTTCCTGAATAAAGCAAACCTTCGTTTCCCACCATCACTTGTTTCTCGAGTACTGCTCTTCCAGCCGGAGCAATCCATCCCGCGTTAGGAACCGCTTGCCGTGTGACAACATCAGCTCAATTTACCGAGCGCCGCGTCGCGGGCGCGGTGGCCGGCTCTGCAAGCGCTGGCGCCCGTGGAGCGCGTACTCGCAGGGCACTGACACCAGGGGTGCCACATGCACTCGCAGCTGGTACGTGCCCGGGCCGCCCTCTGGGCAGGACCCGCAAGGCGACCAGCCACCGCCCACGCCGCGGCGAGCGAAGCGCTCCGCCCCCAGGGAACGCGAGGCCAGGCGTCCGCGCGCTCGCGAGAGGGCGGGATGAGTCGAGGCCCCGCCTCcagggggcggggcgcgcgcCGCGCCTGCGCCGGACGAGGCGTAGGAGGGGCGCGCGCCGCGAGCTCCATGAGGGCCCTGCGGGCGCTGCTGGGGTTCGGTCTGCTGGCCGCCGGTTCGCACGTGCAGCGCGTCTGGGCCCCGGCCGGGGTCTGCCGCGCGAGGCCAGCCTGGTGGGGGACGCGGCGGCCGCAGTCGGGCGGCCGCGGGGACCCGGCGCTCATGGCGAGCCCGGCGGTGAAGTACTTGAGGTAGGCGAGGCTCGGGCGGGCTCGCTCgctccggggcgggggcgggggccgggacTGGGGCGGCCGCGCGCCCGCGCTCCGAGCGCCCTGGGGCGGGACTCAGGCCGTGGGTGTCCGCAGCCAGGAGGAGGCCCAAGCCGTGGACGAGGAGCTGTTCAACGAGTACCAGTTCAGCGTGGACCAGCTGATGGAGCTGGCGGGGCTGAGCTGCGCCACAGCCATAGCCAAGGTCGGTGGCGCCGGTcaagcccggggggggggggggggccggggcggCCTGGGCCGCTCAGGGCCCCTGTGACGCCCCCTGACTCCGCCTCCAGGCCTATCCCCCCAAGTCTATGTCCCGGAGCCCCCCCACGGTCCTGGTCATCTGCGGGCCCGGGAATAACGGAGGAGACGGCCTGGTCTGTGCCCGGCACCTCAAGCTGTTTGTGAGTATCGGGGAAGGACTGGGCGGGGGTTTCCGAAGTCTGACTTTGAATgacccctctccttcctcctagGGCTACCAGCCAACCATCTATTACCCCAAAAGGCCTAACAAGCCACTCTTCGGTGCACTGGTGACCCAGTGCCAGAAAATGGACATCCCCTTCCTTGGTGAAATGCCCCCGGAGGTAGGTGGCTGTGCTCTCCCCTCGTGTTTCCAGGCTGAGCTCCCCCGCCCATGTCTCTGGAGGACAGACTCCAGGCAGGTGGGGGAAGTGCCCCGCACAGGTGCCTAAGTGTACCGTTTGACCAGGAACAGTGTGAAGAGCCTGCCCCCGCTTCAGCAGTGCCTGAGGCCGCCTCTCACATCCATGGCCACACCTTTCCCTCTGACTTCTGAGGTCAGGGCCTGCTGGGCAGGCAGTAACCCCCTGAGAAGGGGCTAATGTGACTGCCTCATCCTAAGCCCTTTCTGCAGGGACATGGACCTAAGACATGGGACATAAGAACTTTGCTTTTGAAGTTTCTTAACGCATTTCACAGGTGAAGAGACTGAGGTGTTGCAGAGAAAGCAAGGGGTCTGTCCTGCCTCCAGCTGCAGGCGGCCCCACCCTGTACCCGCCCCAATGGCAGGCAGGCGGACAGGCACTCGGAACAGAAACCACGTGTGGACTCTGCTTGGTCTAAATCACTGACCAGTTTGCACCGAAGTCTCTGAGGGAGATAAAATGACCCGTGTGCCCCTGAGTGGCGTGTGCAGGGGACAGCCCTGTCCGGTCAGGGGCTCCcacaccctctcctctccctgctccaccACAGCCCATGCTGATCGACGAACTGTACGAGCTGGTAGTGGATGCCATCTTTGGCTTCAGCTTCAAAGGGGATGTCCGGGAGCCATTCCGGAGCATCCTGAGCGTCCTGAGCGGGCTCACCGTGCCCATTGCGAGTATCGACATTCCCTCAGGTGCCGGGTCCGAGGAGCTTGGGCGGGATGGGGCCTGGGTCCTGCCCTTTCTTGAGATAGGTACCCAGGAGTCCTCATTCTTCCAAGGCTCAGACCAAGCTCTAAACAAGCTGAGCCTAAAGGGGCAGAACACAGTTTTTGGGATTCCACAAAAGGGCCAGGGGGCAGGCCGGGAGCACCTTTTGTGTGCTGGACCCAAGAGACCAAAGCCTAGGAGGCCATGGCCATGGAGCTCCAAGGATGCGGGTTCCCCAGGCGGAGACACGGGGCCCCCACTCGTTCAGGACAGGGGCAGAACAAAGTAGGGAAGAATGGAcacctgctctcttctctctccctgaatACACTCTCTTTTCAGGATGGGATGTGGAGAAGGGAAATTCTGGAGGGATCCAGCCAGACTTGCTCATCTCCCTGACTGCACCCAAAAAGTCTGCGAGCCACTTCACTGGTCGCTATCACTACCTGGGAGGTCGTTTCGTGCCTCCTGCTCTGGAAAAGAAGTACCAGCTGAACTTGCCGCCCTACCCTGACACGGAGTGTGTCTACCGTCTGCAGTGAGGGAAGACGGGCGGGTGTCCTTCCCAATAAAGACTTAGCGCCCCCCTCCTACCGCCGTGGGGTCC harbors:
- the NAXE gene encoding NAD(P)H-hydrate epimerase codes for the protein MRALRALLGFGLLAAGSHVQRVWAPAGVCRARPAWWGTRRPQSGGRGDPALMASPAVKYLSQEEAQAVDEELFNEYQFSVDQLMELAGLSCATAIAKAYPPKSMSRSPPTVLVICGPGNNGGDGLVCARHLKLFGYQPTIYYPKRPNKPLFGALVTQCQKMDIPFLGEMPPEPMLIDELYELVVDAIFGFSFKGDVREPFRSILSVLSGLTVPIASIDIPSGWDVEKGNSGGIQPDLLISLTAPKKSASHFTGRYHYLGGRFVPPALEKKYQLNLPPYPDTECVYRLQ